One Vigna unguiculata cultivar IT97K-499-35 chromosome 11, ASM411807v1, whole genome shotgun sequence DNA window includes the following coding sequences:
- the LOC114169951 gene encoding 30S ribosomal protein S9, mitochondrial, with protein MLSRLIPKPSHLRRFLTLPLKPPHTPAKPYFTTVVLPRHLSTNSGGKDPSSNRLWNDFRETEEKFGALFEEESGSLAGINEEGGKREERDWLQEEEKGWLQEKGLDEKDEDAIFKGIEKESGDASGGGGGGAGGWNFGVGAGEGFKPWNLKEEDKEDVFDFPEEDVEHERDIPALDVKPEVDVEQLQKEEQALTAVVKGPKRAFGDLIAASGITDEMLDSLIALKDFDGVEGLPPLSVIEDMRYERNTRKSTRGEMERLKQEEAAKARVKQVDDKGRAYGTGRRKCSVARVWVQPGNGKFIVNDKEFDVYFPMLDHRATLLRPFSETKTLGLWDVNCTVKGGGVSGQVGAIRLGISRALQNWEPDLRPALRSAGFLTRDSRVVERKKPGKAKARKSFQWVKR; from the exons ATGCTTTCTCGTTTAATCCCTAAACCCTCTCATCTCCGTCGCTTCCTCACTCTTCCGTTGAAACCGCCCCACACACCTGCGAAACCCTACTTCACCACCGTCGTTCTTCCCAGACACCTCTCCACCAACAGCGGTGGCAAGGATCCATCCTCGAACCGCCTGTGGAACGATTTTCGGGAGACCGAGGAAAAGTTCGGCGCTTTATTCGAGGAGGAGAGTGGAAGCCTTGCTGGAATAAACGAAGAGGGTGGGAAAAGGGAGGAGCGGGACTGGCTGCAAGAGGAAGAAAAGGGGTGGTTGCAAGAGAAGGGTCTCGATGAGAAAGATGAAGATGCTATATTTAAAGGGATCGAGAAGGAAAGTGGAGATGCGagtggtggaggtggtggtggtgctggtgGTTGGAATTTTGGAGTTGGAGCAGGAGAGGGCTTCAAACCTTGGAACTTGAAGGAAGAGGACAAAGAGGATGTGTTTGATTTCCCCGAGGAGGATGTGGAACATGAAAGGGACATTCCTGCTTTGGATGTTAAGCCAGAAGTGGATGTTGAACAGCTTCAGAAGGAAGAGCAAGCTCTCACTGCTGTTGTCAAAG GTCCAAAACGTGCATTTGGTGATTTGATTGCTGCTTCTGGAATCACGGATGAAATGCTTGACAGTTTGATTGCGTTGAAAGACTTCGATGGAGTTGAAGGGTTGCCTCCTCTCAGTGTAATTGAAGACATGAGGTATGAGAGGAATACTAGAAAATCCACTAGAGGTGAAATGGAGCGTTTGAAGCAAGAGGAAGCTGCAAAAGCTAGAGTGAAACAAGTTGATGACAAAGGTCGTGCTTATGGAACAGGAAGAAGAAAATGCAGTGTTGCCCGTGTCTGGGTTCAGCCGGGTAATGGTAAATTTATAGTTAATGATAAAGAGTTTGATGTCTATTTTCCCATGCTTGATCATCGCGCCACGCTCCTCCGACCTTTCTCTGAGACAAAGACATTGGGGCTATGGGATGTCAATTGTACTGTGAAAGGAGGCGGTGTTTCAG GGCAAGTTGGAGCTATACGATTGGGGATCAGCAGGGCTTTGCAAAACTGGGAACCAGATCTGCGGCCTGCACTGAGAAGTG CTGGTTTCCTAACGAGGGACTCACGAGTGGTAGAAAGGAAAAAGCCAGGAAAGGCAAAAGCAAGAAAAAGTTTCCAATGGGTCAAACGTTGA